Below is a window of Rhea pennata isolate bPtePen1 chromosome 2, bPtePen1.pri, whole genome shotgun sequence DNA.
GGTGAGGGCCAATGCAAATTATTACTCTATAACATAGTCAGCCGCTCAACTTTTTCAAAGTACTCATCAGTTAAAATCCATTTGTTTCACAGAACATAGACCTTTGTAATAAAACATGCTGAAATAAACCCATAAGGGTCACTGTGGAAAGGAGTAAACGCAAAGACACTACTACCACAGCAAAGCAGCATGGTACTCCTTCAGAACAGGAATTTATGATCATGATATGCAACATATGCAATTAGActacaaaatgaaagagaatgaCTCAATAGACATAGAAACTGAGTAACAAAATGCCCTAGTTGCCACAATCTAGGGCAAGTCCCTTATTCTCATGCAGCTCTCAGTTCTCACATTATACAGGGAGATACATACTATACTCTAATAAGGATGCTGTAAGGTTATGATCCATTAATGACTGTGAAGTGCTTGGATAAACCCCAGtacatttcaaataaagaatCCAGTCCTCAGTATGCACACTTGAATAAAAGTTCTGTCAATCCACATAGGACTGACTAGAAGATTCTTCAGGACTTCCTTGTTCTTAAGCAATATAGAAAAagtgcttctgctttttctgagtCAACGTCTCCTCAAGACCTTTACTGTTACCATAAAATATAATCTAACAGGTTTTgtcaagacaaaacaaaagggTAAAACTTGAGTAAAGGATACCCATTTCATGCAGTCTTAACAGGCTGTTGCCCAATATGAAGCTCTTCTGTAGAATGGGGATGCATACACAGGCATTAATGTCACCATTTAGTAGCCTTTTGGAGAAACACAGGGGCAAGAGCTggatattaaagaaaaaaaatgagcaaactAATTaactaactttaaaaaatgaaatatacttgttagtgttttaaaatatcaaataaattatattaaagatTTATTCTTAAAAGCAAACTTATTTGGGGATATAATGCCTTTCTGTGATTATTTACTTACAATGGAATCTATCTGTTCCAGGATCTTCATGAACTGCTCTGCAGTTCCTTTTATCCTCTTGTCCAGCTTTTTCAGAGCTTCTGCCTGGAGATCCTTTGCTAAAAAAccctgaggaagaaaaggagggaagacAAGACAACATTATTCCACACCCTGAAGACTATGCAGCTTAGAAAAATCTGTCAATCCACTACactagaaaatactttttactaTTCTGTAATTTCACGTGCAATAAAAACTCCAATCTGAATTTGTATTCCATCAATGCTTGAAATACTATCTGTAAGATCTACTaggttttcttaaaatattaaacaaaactCAAAGGAACAGCCATCCGCCTTTGAATTTTGAGAGAACAGTTCATGTTTTTCTAGATCTAAAGAATATCATTTGTTCAATATGCAACAATATTTACCTTTTTCTAAACAGTGTGATACATATATCTCCTTATTTTGAAAACTCACAAATAGCATTTGAAGTTTAGTAAGAATTCTACAGTCCTTTGGAAAGCTAAAAGGGACAGCATATTACTCACTGTATAAAACCttcaagcagtattttttaaaatatgtatctaaAAAATAGTCTTGCAAGAATTTAAAACTATACAGAGCTGACATACCTTCTGGATACTTGTGAACTCTTTATTAACTTCCTCTAATTTATTAGCTATTTGCTCCACTGACTTCTCCAAATCTTTTAACTTCTTTAATTCAGCTTCTTCCTCTGGACTATTCTGTGTATTCAAAAGCATAAAATTCACAACTGTGGAACAAATAAAGTCACTATGTAGCTAAAGTGCAGCAACAGTGTGATACAGAAGTGAAGGCTTTTCCTGAATTAAATATTACACTGTGGTTATTCTTTCCATACTTTAGTACCTACTAAACAAGCTACTTCTAAAGCTTAATAACAAATATAGTAGCAATGTATACAAACATGTTAACTGAGAttaatttgaagagaaaatgaaaagtgcaAATTCTGTTATTAGCTTTATTATCTTGCAAGTAGAGGAGGAGATACTACTTTGTCCTCAACTTGACAGAGCTAGTCACAGGTCATTTCACTAGAAGTAACccagcagagacagcagctacgggtttttgttgttgttgtttttcaacTAGAATTATAAGATGGACAGAAAAGGGTATCAGCACACAGGAGGTTCACGAGTGCTGACAAGTCACACATTAGACAGAAGTTTGTcagtaatttaatttcagaaaactgcAGAGTTATTTGCAGTACAACATGAGACTGAACACAGCTTTGTGGGTGTGTATACAAGGTGAGTTTTACGCTGAAACTTATATTCATGTTCAGGAGTTGAGCCACTAATAGAAATTAGgataatgtaagaaaaaaaaattgtgaaggCAACACTTACCCTTTTCCCAATCAACATGACTTTGCAACCATTTTTAACACCAAGTGCTGATAATGGTTGTTCCATTTCTTTTAGAGATTTCCCTAAATggaatgagagaggaaaaaaaaagtcaaaatattacTAATAACAGTAAGTGATACTTTCAACTGTTCTTTCCAAGTCctaaaaattaaagtattaagAACGTCTTTTTAAAAACGTTCAGATTGTGGACACCTGAAAGTAAGAGGAAAGGTACTATCTATAATAAACATGAACAGATTTGTAAGTTACCTTTGTATATCAGCTTCTGAAAAGGAACTGGAACACCAGTGACTTGTTCAATAAGTAGAGCCATGTCTTGTAGTGTAGGTTCACCATCTTCCTGATGAGAACCGACCTCaatactgtgtttttcattacctaacaaaaacagaacaacagtAGTATCTATTGTTACCTAGAAAATTTTAGGTGGAATCAGTTTCTAATACTTATTTCCATGAACACAGAAAGTTCTCAAATCACTGATACTCATGTACAAACTTTTAAATCACAGGGTGCTATTACAATTCTTTATCTTAGAATTCCTTCATCTTACTCATCTCAGCTGAAAATATGTAcgtatttttatcttttaagaaCCTAAAGAGGCAGATAAGGAGAAAACTACTGGCCATAATGCTCCTGAGGGAGCAGGGGGAGTAATATTAAAGAACGCAGCTAATACAGTCATCTCACAAGCTGAAGAATGGAAGCCCAGACTTTCATGATCTGCTTTATTTGCTACTTACAGGAACTTCTAACCACATGAGTCTTGGGAAATCAGAGATGGTTTATCACTTCCTTTGCTCCCTACTCCTTATGCATGAGAAGCGATCAATGTCTTCCCAGCCTTCCCTCTAATGCGCCACCTGAAAGAACTCTCACAGTCTGAAGATGGTTTCTCCCTTCAACACATCTTAATAGAATATCTATCTCCAAGAAAAACCTGCAAATTATGAATAACACTGCAGGATGACTATAGCACAAGTTATACTGTCAATTCACTGCTGAGTGAAATCACAAAAAAACACCTCGTAGGTTAGAACTGGCATTACAGCTTCCCACTCTTTTTCTGTAAGCCACAACAGTGATTTAAGATCTCAGCTAATGTAAATTTCCCAATTCTTTTGGAAAACCCTAAATACACTTAGAAAAATCAGCTCAATGACTTGTGGATTGTACAGTGATACATGTGGGTCTGCTATCATTCTCTTTCTTAAGCCTTCATTATTTCCATCATTTCTCACTTTTACACACATAGAGTTTTAACAAAATTGTTTCTACAAAGATCTAACAGCAACAGGTGTAAACCAGATAGCTGAAGTCCAAGATGAAGGATACGTTCTACCTGCCATGAATGACAAAGTAAttacaaacaagaaaataactGGAAGCAAGGTGCTGGAATTATAGACATAGCATTTTGAAGGAAAGTTGATACGATCTGTGCAAATGAAAATCTCTCAGCTGAAAACGAGTTCTCTGAAGGTATCAACAAGCACGCAGATCATGAAGCTCCAAATACATTACTCCACAGGGTCCCTCAGCAAAGACTCTTAAATAAACTAAGCTACCAGGTGATAGAACATCACCAATAGAGTGCAAAAgagatgggagcagggtgtACACTgttcaattattaaaaaaaaaaatacataaaatagtcgtaagttttaaaaacaaaatttgctgATGAATCATTTTTAGTACTTTACTATCTTCAgtgttcttcctcttccttcaggGTTCTTCCTAAACCCACTTAGTTATAATTTAAGCATATATTTCTTATCCTGCTTTTAGGAACTGTAGAGTCAAGGCTATTCTTAACTCTCTGCATTAATTTTTCACATGTATTTGAAGATTTTAGTGTGTATCTCCCATCCACTTTTCCCCCCCTCCGGTTTCTCTTCTTTAGGGAAAAGCTCAGTTGTCTCCAAAGGCCGTTGAGTAACTCATTTCATCAGGTCGGCACCCAACTGTCCTAACCAAGAAATTATCTTTTGCTGCTGCAATCTCCCATCTCGCTAACCAGACATTTTCAAGCTTCTTCAACAAACAAGCAGGCAGCCCAAAAGACAGCATCTGCTCTTCGTACGCAGCACTGCCTCCAGCCCCGCGGTGCATTTCACGTGAAGCAGGATTGCTGACACAGGAGGGAACGCCGCTGCCCCCACTGCtccccggggagccgcggcagggctgggccgagaccctccccccccgccccgcccccaggACCCGCCccccggggcgctgcgggccgcggccgctctTCCCTGTGGCGGCTCTTACTGTAGGTGACGGTAACGGTAACCGGGGCTCCGCGCGCCGCCATCTCAGTCCCGCCAGCAGGAAACTGTCTCGCGGCGCTTCCGGGAGCGCGCCAGAAACGCGTCACTTCCCGGCCgcgggctgccccgcgccgtCCCCGCCCCTAGGTGACATCACGAGCCGGAGTGATGTCGCTGTGCCCCGGCTCTGCTCCGCTTCCGGGGAAAGCAAGGGAGAAATGGGGGAAGGACGgagaagcagatttttaaaCACTAGAAAGAAAGCAGCCGTGTGCCACAGCTGCTTAGCTTTCAGGGAGGGGCTTTCTTTAGCTCCCCGCCCACATGCACTTTCCCTTTTGCCAAAGCATCCTGTAAGCCGTCTCAGGTAACACTCAATTCCTTGGGCAGCTTCCCAGCCACTAGCACAGTGCTTCCTGCTCGAGTATAAGGTGTTATTTACCAACAAAACCGACAAGAAGAATTCTTCAGCAGGATAAACACCTGTCACAAAAACATCAGGTTATGGTCAAATACGCTTTCAGTTTAATTACACAGAGCAAACATAAGCATGTCTAATAGCAGCTAGAGGGATACGTTCTAAAGaccactttggaaaaaaatatctttattagTGTTAAATAAAGCTGTTCCTATACAAACATTTGTACGCTAAGTGTATCCTCACAAAgcgtttttccttttaattaagaATGATTTCCAGGCTTGACAACTGATCTTCAGCACTGGAGTTGAGGCTTGGCAGCAGTCTTGTATTTGTGGCCAGTGAGTTCAAGAGAAGGAAGACAGTAGTTTTTCTTTGATCATCTTTTTGTGAGAtacttccccctccccccccccccccatgacTTCTATTGCTGAGCGGAGTAACTCCTGACAGGAGGAGAAACATGGCCAAAGCAACAGTACAGTTTAAGTGTGATACTGCAAAGGAAGCATATATGATATTTTTAGGATTGGAACCAGGCTCCACCTCTGAATAAGCCTGTCCTCAAGCAGCTGGTAACAGTGAGAACAAGTGGCAGATTAAGATCATTACCAAAAACACAAGAATCAGCTatctaaataattttatgtCACAATGGAATGCATAGGGTTAATGATAACCCTACCATTTGTTACAGCTATCAAGAAGGTTACAATACAATAGCACAAAAGTCTCAAGACTgaagtagttttaaaatgcatctaaTTCTTTATCAAATAAGCATAGAAGTAAGGAAGCTATTTTACAGAGAGTAAGCAGCAACATACAGTCTTAGTTTCAAGAAAGAGAACCATAATACAAAAGTCAAAACAGAGCTCAGCTATAAACAGCCACCTTTACTCCTCACGTATTACTTGTCCATGAGACACAGGAAATCAAAACCTATTAGACTGACTGCTTCCACTGAAGGATTCTGTGccaaatttttcattaatagaAAAGTCAGTAGTAGAACAactttcttcaaagaaagaaaacaccatCAGCCATTCATATTGCATACTAGGATGTAGTGATATTAAGGTTACACTGGAAGGATAAGTTttccagaattaaaaaaattcttgatTTGTAAAATGTAGTTCACTATATCCACTgtgctttttaaacatttatgtaGCAGGGATCTTGGGCAACCCAAATTCATCCACCAAGACACCATCCTataagaagagaagagaaacaaattaataaatGCTCCAATCGgaacattttccaaattttgcaaatttttcCTCACAATTTTCATTTAGTGATATATCTGTAATTATCATTGTGTAtcaaattaatcaaaataaaagcagttggTATTCTTTCTCACTACTAAGCTGTATTACCACcctgaaaatcaaaaatatgaaaaactttAAGACTATGAAGTCTACCAAGACAATAGTTAGAAAATGCCATCTTAGCTCTTTAAAACTAAGTACATTGTATTCTGTCACATACAAATCTTTGGAAAATACCCAGTTATCATGAAGGTAGCTTATGCTTTAGAAGGCTAATTCATCAGCGAGCATCCCACATAAGTAGATCAcccaaaagacagaaaacatatCAAGCACAATTTTTGTTTAACATACTGAGGATTCCAAAGAGCAGGCAACCCACATAAATAcaattaattcagaaaaaaatacattttgcttttaaagaaaagtctcactttgttttttgtatCAGTAGGAGTGCCTTCTGGGATTGCTGGAGCAGATGCAGCTTCATCTAAGTAGGAATTGTCTTCATCAGCTAAAATTTCATCCCCTAGTGCATCCAGTTCTGAAATAGAATAATAGAATTATTATGTAGGTTCAAAAATTAAGCaaggcatttcttttttgagaaGAAAGCATCTCTTATAGAAAAACATGGTTCATAATGAATCACTTTGCTCCTTTCTTACTTTCTTATTTAGGTATCATTCAGGAACAcgtgcacacacagacacaaagaacattttttccttctctgtggaACTCCGTTAGTATCTCCTTCACATTTGCCTCATACTTTTGTTATGGCACTTGAAAGAAGCGCAGGAAATAAAAGTTAAGTTTGTTGTAAGAAATGCaggtttatatttaaaagagtaattaaaacatgtttttaatgcttttgaGTATTTGgctaatgaaattaaaacatcaCTGTACTTTCTCCTCCACCTTCCTAACCTGCTTCCAAGTCATCTTCATCAATCTCTGGTGTTCCATAGCTACGGCTCAGTGCTTCCTGAACTTCATTGGCTTCTTCCATCATATCCTCTAACTGATCTTGTATGTCCTGGAACAACAAAAAATTTCAACATGTCTGCATCCAATAGTTTTAGCTAAATTTATCAGAGTTTAACCACAACCAGTTGAGTACTTCAGCATACAAGAAACTcacaaatgttttaataaataaatcctttttctgAGGTAGCATTAATACAAACTTCTACATACGTATTCAGTATTACAGCATGGCCTGAAATACTATTACAAATGTAATATAAACGATGTATCAGGTAGAGGAGGAACTTCACAACAACGTCTTTTCAAAACCCCGATAATTTTTGTACTCTTCAGGGCAAATTCAAAAGCCTATAAAAATGATTTGGAGCCTActattttcttggaaaaatagGAAAGTATGAAATCTGGAGAGCCAATCTACCTGCTGGAGCCGGAATGTGCCAGAACAAAAGAGTAGAAGATATTGTAGCATACCTATTAGCACTGTACTTAGattcaaataagaaaatcatCCTTGTCTAAGGATTTACAATAcagacagttttaaaaataacacaagaaATGCCAACACTGACATTTGAGGAACATTTAAGTGCGCATGCTTGAAGTTACATTTCAAGatcttatgtttttaaaatgcattttctgagGACACCACGAGGCCTTGCAGgcttcttgaaaatatttattttcagtagctgCCATGAATATGAACACAGGGGGGCAAAGAAGTAgcaacatgggaaaaaaaaaggaagaggataAAGACTGTATAGAACAAAGTAGTCACTAATATTTGCATAAAAgtacagaagaaaggaagaacagatgAATATTAAAGATTAGCCCAATATGGAAATAACACTAAATGCAGTAAAGGAAACGGCTGACTATGTAATACCAGAGAAATTAGGAAAGAATGAAcaccaaacaaaacagaaaccaaaacaaagcaattagCTTGTGGTTTAGTTACTTAGTCCACCACTCCCATCACTATTTCAGTACActctttcaatattttcaattattACAAAGCAGCAGCTCACCTCAATTTGATCAATTTTGACTTGCTTATaagctttcttcatttctttcactCCCAGTTTCATTGCATCAACCTAGAATAGAATGAAACAATGTGTTTTTATCTAATGTAGcatacacaaattaaaaaaatgtgagatTAATATTCAGGTACCGTCGTCTTTGTATCCTTGAGTGCCTGAATAGTGTAATTAGCTTGTTCCATATTAAAAGACTGCTGTGATAGATTATCCCGCTGTTGTTCATACCtgttaaaaacaatgaaaattacGGTTTAAAAACATCACTACACATGCTACAAAAATactctttaattaaaaaaaaaaaaaaaaaaaaagcaaaccaacaAAAAACAGTACTGTGAAGACgggaacaaaattaaaatttctaatttattacaaacaacaacaatactcaaataaataacttcataaacagaaaacaagttatTTCAATCTTGTTTCACAGTCCATTATATACTTCTATATAGTTAAACCCAGTATTGGccaaaattacttttgaattaaaattctaCTTTAACGGATGGTAAGACTGCTTGTATAAGCTGATATTTTAATAACTACAAACTGGAAAAGTATATTGTTGCCTATTAGTGCTGTAAGCAGACTAGAAGGGACATATGTTATCCAAAAAAGGGGCTTTGCCCTGCAATTTAGCATGGGGTGGGAGGGAAAGGTCAAAATGGAGAATGGAAACTGTTATGGCTAACCAAAATGATAATaaagacttcaaaaataaaaaataataaaaaaacacacacaagaaaTCATTCTTCACAGAGCCAAAGTTGTGTCTAATAAAGAccaaaagaacataaaatacGTTAGGTTAAAAAACCAGTGAGGAACAGGTTGCATAAAGCATTAAAACAAGCAATAAATCATTCTTCAAACATCTGAAGCAGATGCAAGAGAGTCTGTAGGGTCTACGGACACTCAGAATACATAAGGAAGCAAAAATGATGGTATACCAGAAAAACtacacaccccccccccaatcctTGTTCACTATGGAAGCACTTGTAATGTCTACGTACTGGAAGTCTCCCTTT
It encodes the following:
- the BAG1 gene encoding BAG family molecular chaperone regulator 1 isoform X2; translation: MAARGAPVTVTVTYSNEKHSIEVGSHQEDGEPTLQDMALLIEQVTGVPVPFQKLIYKGKSLKEMEQPLSALGVKNGCKVMLIGKRNSPEEEAELKKLKDLEKSVEQIANKLEEVNKEFTSIQKGFLAKDLQAEALKKLDKRIKGTAEQFMKILEQIDSILLPLCFSKRLLNGDINACVCIPILQKSFILGNSLLRLHEMASPVKS
- the BAG1 gene encoding BAG family molecular chaperone regulator 1 isoform X3 — its product is MAARGAPVTVTVTYSNEKHSIEVGSHQEDGEPTLQDMALLIEQVTGVPVPFQKLIYKGKSLKEMEQPLSALGVKNGCKVMLIGKRNSPEEEAELKKLKDLEKSVEQIANKLEEVNKEFTSIQKGFLAKDLQAEALKKLDKRIKGTAEQFMKILEQIDSIVYCQLHLLNPE
- the CHMP5 gene encoding charged multivesicular body protein 5; protein product: MNRFFGKAKPKAPPPSLTDCIGTVDSRAESIDKKIARLDAELVKYKDQMKKMREGPAKNTVKQKALRVLKQKRMYEQQRDNLSQQSFNMEQANYTIQALKDTKTTVDAMKLGVKEMKKAYKQVKIDQIEDIQDQLEDMMEEANEVQEALSRSYGTPEIDEDDLEAELDALGDEILADEDNSYLDEAASAPAIPEGTPTDTKNKDGVLVDEFGLPKIPAT
- the BAG1 gene encoding BAG family molecular chaperone regulator 1 isoform X1, with product MAARGAPVTVTVTYSNEKHSIEVGSHQEDGEPTLQDMALLIEQVTGVPVPFQKLIYKGKSLKEMEQPLSALGVKNGCKVMLIGKRNSPEEEAELKKLKDLEKSVEQIANKLEEVNKEFTSIQKGFLAKDLQAEALKKLDKRIKGTAEQFMKILEQIDSINLPENFSDCKLKKKGLVKRVQAFLAQCDTIEGNIGQEMDKLQSKNLALVE